From a single Mobula birostris isolate sMobBir1 chromosome 13, sMobBir1.hap1, whole genome shotgun sequence genomic region:
- the LOC140208019 gene encoding probable G-protein coupled receptor 139, protein MALPAIRQVRIVFYPILTAFGVPANLLTMVVLFRGNCGLSKCISHYMFAMAMADLLVMMFCIIAHIVMYQFPFTFLSHTSACKVVLYFMSTSLQTSVWYTVLFTVDRFVAICYQKLKAKYCTVRTAVAGIITVPLLVHLQNVPYLFEFTPVRVVNGIQWGCQPSSWFRTSLVGVAFSFLQIILTVILPFVLIVLFNCLTVRRILVASKVRRELRGHSSQIQNDAEMEGRRKSIILLFSVSGSFILLWLTVTVSSLITGLTGTAHYDGDYTDPAFVATEAGYMLMYLSSCTNACIYTATQTKFREEMRLVLKSPWTLFLILVKKHS, encoded by the exons ATGGCTCTACCGGCAATCCGGCAAGTAAGGATTGTATTTTACCCTATCCTCACAGCTTTCGGTGTTCCGG CGAACCTATTGACAATGGTGGTGCTCTTCCGAGGGAATTGCGGCCTTTCCAAATGTATATCCCACTACATGTTTGCCATGGCAATGGCGGATCTCCTGGTGATGATGTTTTGTATAATCGCGCATATCGTCATGTACCAGTTTCCATTCACCTTCCTGTCCCACACATCCGCCTGTAAGGTCGTCCTGTACTTCATGTCGACCAGCTTACAAACCTCGGTCTGGTACACTGTTCTGTTCACAGTCGATCGGTTTGTAGCGATCTGTTATCAGAAACTTAAAGCGAAATATTGCACAGTGAGGACAGCTGTTGCCGGCATTATAACCGTGCCGCTCCTGGTGCATTTACAGAATGTCCCGTATCTATTTGAGTTTACACCTGTGCGTGTAGTTAACGGTATTCAATGGGGCTGTCAGCCGAGCTCATGGTTCAGGACGTCTCTTGTGGGAGTCGCATTCTCCTTTCTGCAGATTATCTTAACGGTTATATTACCTTTTGTTCTGATAGTCCTGTTTAACTGTCTGACAGTGAGGCGCATTTTAGTAGCCAGTAAAGTGCGCCGAGAACTGCGCGGtcatagcagtcaaatacagaacGATGCGGAGATGGAAGGCCGCCGGAAATCCATCATTTTACTCTTTAGTGTGTCCGGCAGTTTCATTCTCTTGTGGCTGACAGTCACTGTAAGTTCTCTGATCACCGGACTCACAGGAACCGCGCATTACGACGGCGATTACACCGACCCTGCTTTTGTCGCCACTGAAGCCGGCTACATGCTCATGTATCTGAGTTCCTGCACGAACGCCTGCATTTATACAGCGACCCAGACTAAGTTTAGAGAAGAAATGCGGCTGGTGTTAAAATCTCCTTGGACCCTGTTTTTAATATTGGTTAAAAAACACAGTTAA